Proteins from a genomic interval of Rhodococcus rhodochrous:
- a CDS encoding helix-turn-helix transcriptional regulator has protein sequence MTDPEPRRVIAYVGPSTADSAADRYWARIFDSVRRCIDTEASRTSRGFDALRTALSTADTPVTLVLDGTRLDEDVAEGIGTLLADEPTLRIVVATRTTSSAGADMPSDTRILTSADLAFTVDETAAYLRDAGVPQERWVVERIVHRTGGLPAVIGRLPAALCSAPLPGATELERLVDAVTDSVTARTIKNEPLLAHLLRPVLMSAMTDSLTCASLAESGVDAPTFLTTLESLGLVEPVPGNSARVYPDAVRRSLLRRAVNDLPAEPTRTYLVVPGSPDRGSDGAAKLGQVVALRREGRFAEAASICDELASRAASSSTAPETTVVSDATFCFQAGLTYFFAVRPHEAMGMLRRARSAGAGTPVGEDAAAVLGLMHALRGEGPEARAALSTDRTPRRHHRDSARLAHTAEQIAAALLAIDRLETDVALDILVDIEASTAPNEFWALALYAQGSLALLTHTPMDGLRRIKAEIRKHPELHAGYNAVLVNAIRADLELALGDFDRARNLVADSTHLFTAPVHARMRLLTGDPAGSEALVHHYGTDPICTPRQAMELAVLGAAAACALGRDSEARPHLDRAIALSQQTGLLRPFTMVSPLMARHLGSLGVALPTASEPTALDTATYPKSKPVVRLTPRERAVLDGLIAGRSARTIAKAEFVSVNTVKTQLRSLYRKLGVNSGKDAVIAARHLMLD, from the coding sequence ATGACCGATCCCGAACCTCGTCGCGTCATTGCGTACGTCGGTCCGTCCACGGCGGATTCTGCCGCCGACCGTTATTGGGCGCGGATATTCGATTCCGTACGCCGTTGCATCGACACCGAAGCCTCGCGCACGAGCCGGGGATTCGACGCCCTCCGCACCGCCCTGTCGACCGCGGACACACCCGTCACCCTCGTCCTCGACGGCACGCGACTCGACGAGGACGTCGCCGAGGGCATCGGCACCCTGCTCGCCGACGAACCGACCCTGCGCATCGTCGTCGCGACGCGCACCACGAGTTCCGCCGGTGCGGACATGCCCTCCGACACGAGGATCCTCACCTCCGCCGACCTCGCCTTCACCGTCGATGAAACAGCCGCGTACCTGCGTGATGCCGGTGTTCCGCAGGAGCGGTGGGTCGTGGAGCGGATCGTTCACCGCACCGGAGGGCTACCGGCCGTGATCGGCCGTCTCCCCGCAGCCCTGTGCTCCGCACCGCTCCCCGGAGCGACCGAGCTCGAGCGCCTCGTGGACGCGGTGACCGACTCGGTGACAGCGCGGACGATCAAGAACGAACCACTCCTCGCACACCTGCTCCGACCGGTTCTGATGTCGGCGATGACCGACTCGCTGACCTGCGCGTCCCTCGCAGAGTCGGGCGTGGACGCCCCGACCTTTCTCACCACCCTCGAATCCCTCGGCCTGGTCGAACCCGTGCCCGGGAACTCGGCCCGGGTGTACCCGGACGCCGTCCGTCGGTCGTTGTTGCGACGGGCCGTGAACGACCTGCCGGCAGAACCGACGAGGACCTACCTCGTGGTACCAGGGAGCCCCGATCGCGGATCGGACGGCGCTGCGAAGCTCGGGCAGGTCGTCGCCCTACGGAGGGAGGGACGGTTCGCCGAGGCGGCGTCGATCTGCGACGAGCTCGCGTCGAGAGCGGCGTCCTCGTCGACGGCACCCGAAACGACGGTCGTCTCCGACGCCACCTTCTGTTTCCAGGCCGGGCTGACCTATTTCTTCGCGGTGCGTCCGCACGAAGCGATGGGCATGCTGCGCCGCGCCCGTTCCGCCGGGGCCGGGACACCCGTCGGCGAAGACGCCGCCGCCGTACTCGGGCTCATGCACGCCCTACGCGGAGAAGGGCCGGAGGCACGCGCGGCGCTCTCCACCGATCGGACGCCTCGCCGGCACCACCGCGACAGCGCACGACTCGCGCACACAGCCGAGCAGATCGCGGCGGCACTGCTCGCGATCGACCGACTCGAAACCGACGTGGCGCTCGACATCCTCGTCGACATCGAGGCGTCCACGGCCCCGAACGAGTTCTGGGCCCTCGCCCTCTACGCACAGGGCTCCCTCGCGCTGCTCACCCACACTCCGATGGACGGGCTGCGGCGCATCAAGGCAGAGATCCGGAAGCACCCGGAGCTCCACGCGGGGTACAACGCGGTGCTCGTCAACGCGATACGCGCCGATCTCGAACTCGCGCTGGGCGATTTCGACCGGGCGCGGAATCTCGTCGCCGATTCCACCCACCTGTTCACCGCGCCCGTCCATGCCCGCATGCGTCTGCTGACGGGCGATCCGGCCGGCAGCGAAGCGCTCGTGCACCACTACGGGACCGATCCGATCTGCACGCCCCGCCAGGCGATGGAACTGGCCGTGCTCGGTGCCGCTGCCGCGTGCGCGCTCGGACGTGACAGCGAGGCCCGTCCTCACCTCGACCGGGCGATCGCGCTGTCGCAGCAGACCGGACTGTTGCGACCGTTCACCATGGTCTCGCCGTTGATGGCGCGTCATCTCGGCTCGCTGGGAGTCGCCCTGCCGACCGCCTCGGAGCCGACGGCGCTCGACACGGCCACCTATCCGAAGTCGAAACCGGTGGTGCGACTGACGCCGCGCGAACGTGCGGTCCTCGACGGGTTGATCGCGGGTCGCTCGGCACGCACCATCGCGAAGGCCGAATTCGTCAGCGTGAACACGGTGAAGACGCAATTGCGGTCGCTGTACCGGAAGCTCGGTGTGAACTCCGGGAAGGACGCGGTGATCGCCGCCCGGCACCTCATGCTCGACTGA
- a CDS encoding haloacid dehalogenase type II, producing MLLGVSRYDAYIFDVQGTLMDFYTPVTRAVADALGSDADPATVGDLVRAWRSDYYERILRLDQSVEKWYRVQDSYVDGLGDVCGQFGIDLPEDVRVETARAWQRLEAWPDVRPGLKELRSQAVVATLSNTDMATMITLFRDQQLEADAILTAELFGAFKPERFLYERTCRYLGVDPSRAAMVASHPYDLRAAREVGLNTVFVYRPLENGRVEDAVDDTEGEFDHRIEDLRDIP from the coding sequence ATGCTCCTGGGCGTGAGCCGATACGACGCGTACATCTTCGACGTGCAGGGCACGCTGATGGACTTCTACACCCCGGTCACCCGGGCGGTGGCTGATGCGCTCGGCTCCGATGCCGATCCGGCGACCGTGGGTGACCTGGTGCGGGCCTGGAGGAGCGACTACTACGAACGCATCCTCCGTCTCGACCAGTCGGTGGAGAAGTGGTATCGCGTGCAGGACTCCTACGTCGACGGACTCGGCGACGTGTGCGGGCAGTTCGGGATCGACCTTCCCGAGGACGTGCGCGTCGAGACGGCGCGGGCCTGGCAGCGCCTCGAGGCGTGGCCGGACGTGCGGCCCGGGCTGAAGGAACTCCGTTCGCAGGCAGTGGTGGCGACACTGTCCAACACGGACATGGCCACGATGATCACGCTCTTCCGCGACCAGCAGCTCGAGGCCGACGCCATCCTCACGGCCGAACTGTTCGGCGCCTTCAAACCCGAACGTTTCCTGTACGAGCGCACCTGCCGGTATCTGGGGGTCGATCCCTCCCGGGCCGCGATGGTCGCGTCGCATCCCTACGATCTGCGGGCCGCCCGCGAGGTCGGACTGAACACGGTCTTCGTGTACCGGCCGCTCGAGAACGGCCGGGTCGAGGACGCGGTCGACGACACCGAGGGGGAGTTCGACCATCGCATCGAGGACCTGCGGGACATTCCGTGA
- a CDS encoding Rv2732c family membrane protein — protein MDDLAEFRHDLDRIEHRVAGEVVVGRSRVRILAGCVALLVVGLLLPQATSVTSLTALVRWDSEAATLPLRVFDVFVVVFGILVPLVALLRRRWGAATIAMLGSGAASMVGLFAVWSQAGMVAHTSHAPHVGLYLCWGAVMASTAVWLPVVLSTAPLRSAPPVTSGVLTPRDGR, from the coding sequence ATGGACGACCTGGCGGAATTCCGTCACGATCTCGATCGCATCGAACACCGCGTCGCCGGTGAGGTGGTCGTCGGCCGCTCGCGGGTCCGGATCCTGGCGGGGTGCGTCGCGCTGCTGGTCGTGGGCCTGCTGCTTCCCCAGGCCACCTCCGTGACGTCCCTGACGGCCCTTGTGCGCTGGGATTCCGAGGCCGCCACGCTCCCCCTCCGCGTCTTCGATGTCTTCGTGGTGGTGTTCGGCATACTCGTACCGCTCGTCGCATTGCTCCGACGGAGGTGGGGTGCCGCGACGATCGCAATGCTCGGTTCGGGCGCGGCGTCGATGGTGGGATTGTTCGCGGTCTGGTCGCAGGCCGGAATGGTCGCCCACACCTCTCACGCACCGCACGTCGGCCTGTATCTGTGCTGGGGCGCGGTGATGGCATCCACCGCGGTGTGGCTGCCGGTCGTGCTCTCCACCGCTCCCCTGCGCAGCGCTCCGCCGGTCACCTCCGGAGTTCTGACTCCCCGGGACGGTCGCTGA
- a CDS encoding cobalt-precorrin-6A reductase produces MTVLILGGTGEARSLAVTLDGTDIAFESSLAGRVRNPRLPVGPVRIGGFGGADGLARYLTERGIRAVVDATHPFAAGISANAATACTAAHVPLVRLQRPGWHDEHGLWTWVDDHDGAAHVAATSRRIFLSTGRQTLDRFVGPLAAHDVLVRVVDPLTTELPPGWSVLLGRGPYTATDERKLLLDNGIDTLVTKDSGGSLTRGKLDAADELGVRVIVVRRPPAPRGVATVETVAAAREWILRSAEVRPADLRNADRRPSSSPRAVPGATAPSAAPRA; encoded by the coding sequence GTGACGGTCCTCATCCTCGGTGGGACAGGGGAAGCCCGTTCCCTCGCCGTGACATTGGACGGCACGGACATCGCGTTCGAATCCTCCCTGGCAGGCCGGGTCCGCAATCCCCGCCTGCCCGTCGGTCCGGTGCGCATCGGAGGGTTCGGTGGCGCGGACGGTCTCGCCCGGTACCTGACCGAGCGCGGTATCCGAGCCGTCGTCGACGCCACCCATCCGTTCGCCGCGGGCATCAGCGCGAACGCCGCGACGGCATGCACCGCCGCGCACGTTCCGCTGGTGCGCCTGCAACGACCCGGTTGGCACGACGAGCACGGCCTGTGGACGTGGGTCGACGACCACGACGGTGCCGCGCACGTCGCCGCGACCAGCCGGAGGATCTTCCTCAGCACCGGACGGCAGACCCTCGACCGCTTCGTCGGGCCGCTCGCCGCGCACGACGTGCTCGTCCGCGTCGTCGACCCGCTGACGACCGAGTTGCCACCGGGCTGGTCGGTGCTGCTCGGACGCGGCCCCTACACAGCGACTGACGAACGGAAACTGCTGCTCGACAACGGGATCGACACCCTCGTGACGAAGGATTCGGGTGGCTCGCTCACCCGCGGCAAACTCGACGCCGCCGACGAACTGGGCGTGCGCGTGATCGTCGTGCGCCGCCCGCCCGCACCCCGCGGTGTCGCCACGGTGGAGACCGTGGCGGCAGCGCGGGAATGGATCCTCCGGAGCGCGGAGGTCAGACCTGCGGACCTTCGGAACGCAGATCGTCGACCTTCTTCATCGCCTCGCGCAGTTCCCGGAGCCACTGCTCCGAGTGCTGCCCCACGAGCCTGA
- a CDS encoding cobyric acid synthase: MGSGLLVAGTTSDAGKSVVVTGICRSLARRGLKVAPFKAQNMSNNSMVTSEGAEIGRAQWIQAVAARAIPEAAMNPVLLKPGSDRRSHVVVLGRPAGSLEAGEFAGGRQHLADAAFGAFDDLRRRFDVVVCEGAGSAAEINLRDHDYVNMGLAQHGSMPTVVVGDIDRGGVFASMYGTLALLDAADQQLIRGFVINKFRGDVSLLKPGLDSFERVTGRPVLGVLPWQRELWLDSEDSLALTSRPAHDGDGALSIAVVMLPRVSNFTDVDALCLEPDVRVRFVDDPRALAGADVVIVPGTRATLADLAWLRSRGLDTAIVDHARRDGPVLGICGGFQMLGTHIDDPHGVEGVPGASATGLGLLPVRTEFAHEKVLRLPRGTALEAAASGYEIHHGRVTVDGGTDFLGGTRVGSMFGTMWHGALEGDAVRRAWLREVAAAVGREIRTGEVSFPAAREARIEALADLVDEHLDMDALLAMLSDERTLPVLRGTLR; this comes from the coding sequence ATGGGTTCGGGTCTGCTCGTCGCCGGAACGACCTCGGATGCAGGGAAATCCGTGGTCGTCACCGGGATCTGCCGATCCTTGGCGCGGCGCGGCCTGAAGGTCGCGCCGTTCAAGGCGCAGAACATGTCGAACAACTCGATGGTGACGAGCGAGGGCGCGGAGATCGGGCGCGCCCAGTGGATCCAGGCGGTGGCCGCCCGTGCGATCCCCGAGGCCGCGATGAACCCGGTGCTGCTCAAACCCGGCAGCGACCGGCGCAGCCACGTCGTGGTTCTCGGGCGCCCCGCCGGATCGCTGGAGGCGGGTGAGTTCGCCGGTGGGCGACAGCATCTCGCCGACGCGGCGTTCGGCGCCTTCGACGACCTCCGTCGCCGGTTCGACGTGGTGGTGTGCGAAGGTGCCGGAAGCGCGGCCGAGATCAATCTGCGCGACCACGACTACGTGAACATGGGCCTGGCGCAACACGGTTCGATGCCGACCGTCGTCGTCGGCGACATCGACCGCGGTGGCGTGTTCGCCTCGATGTACGGGACGCTGGCCCTGCTCGACGCCGCGGATCAGCAGTTGATCCGCGGCTTCGTGATCAACAAGTTCCGCGGCGACGTCTCGCTCCTGAAACCCGGACTCGACTCGTTCGAACGGGTCACCGGCCGCCCGGTGCTCGGCGTGCTGCCGTGGCAACGCGAGCTGTGGCTCGACTCCGAGGATTCGCTCGCCCTCACCTCCCGCCCCGCGCACGACGGTGACGGCGCACTGAGCATCGCCGTCGTGATGCTGCCGCGGGTCAGCAACTTCACCGATGTCGACGCGTTGTGCCTCGAACCGGACGTGCGGGTCCGCTTCGTCGACGACCCGCGAGCGCTCGCCGGTGCCGACGTCGTGATCGTGCCCGGAACACGCGCCACACTCGCGGATCTCGCGTGGCTGCGCTCGCGAGGACTCGACACCGCGATCGTCGACCACGCCCGCCGGGATGGACCGGTCCTCGGTATCTGCGGCGGATTCCAGATGCTCGGCACGCACATCGACGACCCGCACGGTGTCGAAGGTGTGCCCGGTGCGAGCGCGACGGGTCTCGGATTACTCCCCGTCCGAACCGAATTCGCACACGAGAAGGTTCTCCGATTACCGAGGGGCACGGCGTTGGAGGCGGCCGCCTCCGGCTACGAGATCCACCACGGACGCGTCACCGTCGACGGTGGCACCGACTTCCTCGGTGGCACCCGTGTGGGCTCGATGTTCGGCACCATGTGGCACGGCGCCCTCGAAGGGGACGCGGTGCGCCGGGCATGGTTGCGCGAGGTCGCTGCGGCAGTGGGCCGCGAGATCCGCACCGGGGAAGTGAGTTTCCCGGCAGCACGCGAGGCCCGCATCGAGGCGCTCGCGGACCTCGTCGACGAACATCTCGACATGGACGCTCTGCTCGCCATGCTCTCCGACGAGCGAACCCTGCCCGTGCTGAGGGGAACCCTTCGGTGA
- a CDS encoding CbtA family protein — protein sequence MPGTYLHLLLRGLLAGLVAGLLAGGVAFVVGEPHIESAIALEEAAGEAHSHDHDHAATTGESHGHSHGEDALVDRTGQKAGLFLATTLAGLALGALYASVLHFARRLTDMPGWKLGLFGAAGAWLAVEAVPFVKYPANPPAVGDPETIDQRTLLWLASVALGLVAIAVAVAVAKALAAQDLHTVRIAGPAVAFLVVVGLGYLALPRIDEVGEGFPATLLWEFRVASFTVQLTLWAALGVVFAYLTERASRRVTIPA from the coding sequence ATGCCCGGAACCTACCTCCACCTGCTGCTGAGGGGCCTGCTCGCCGGACTCGTCGCGGGTCTGCTCGCCGGCGGTGTCGCCTTCGTCGTCGGCGAACCCCACATCGAATCCGCGATCGCGCTCGAAGAAGCTGCCGGCGAAGCGCATTCGCACGATCACGACCACGCTGCGACCACCGGGGAATCCCACGGTCACAGTCACGGCGAGGATGCGCTCGTCGACCGTACCGGTCAGAAGGCCGGACTGTTCCTCGCGACGACCCTCGCGGGTCTCGCGCTCGGCGCCCTCTACGCGTCGGTGTTGCACTTCGCGCGTCGCCTCACCGACATGCCGGGCTGGAAGCTCGGATTGTTCGGGGCGGCCGGAGCGTGGCTCGCCGTCGAGGCCGTCCCGTTCGTGAAGTATCCGGCGAATCCGCCGGCCGTCGGTGATCCCGAGACGATCGATCAACGCACTTTGCTGTGGCTCGCCTCGGTCGCTCTCGGACTCGTCGCGATCGCCGTGGCCGTCGCGGTGGCGAAGGCGCTGGCCGCCCAGGACCTGCACACCGTCCGCATCGCAGGCCCAGCGGTCGCCTTCCTCGTCGTGGTGGGTCTCGGATATCTCGCCTTGCCGAGAATCGACGAGGTGGGGGAGGGCTTCCCCGCGACGCTGCTGTGGGAGTTCCGGGTCGCGTCGTTCACCGTGCAGCTCACCCTGTGGGCGGCGCTCGGTGTGGTCTTCGCCTACCTCACCGAACGCGCCTCCCGTCGCGTGACGATCCCGGCCTGA
- a CDS encoding CbtB domain-containing protein translates to MAVVHTPDESLGSAALAVALAAVIVAAFLVLYLVGFDQGAISRTGMFMHELMHDGRHLLGLPCH, encoded by the coding sequence ATGGCTGTTGTCCATACCCCCGACGAGTCGCTCGGCTCCGCCGCACTCGCAGTCGCTCTCGCTGCAGTGATCGTCGCGGCATTTCTCGTTCTCTACCTGGTCGGATTCGATCAGGGCGCGATCTCGCGCACCGGCATGTTCATGCACGAACTGATGCACGACGGCCGGCACCTCCTCGGTCTTCCGTGCCATTGA
- a CDS encoding histidine phosphatase family protein, which translates to MTRLFFVAHASTRATEQARFPCDESISERGRRELGRVAVPVVDRWVCAPERRAVDTVHAFGVPAEIDSALRELDYGRWCGAGLDELPESDLAMWLTEPASAPHGGESVEDLIRRIGTWLAAQDDSYERVGVVTHPAVVRAATVCALDAPASSFRRVDVGPLDVVRLYGGPGRWTLRPNRFARRATR; encoded by the coding sequence GTGACCCGATTGTTCTTCGTCGCACACGCTTCCACGCGTGCGACGGAACAGGCCCGATTTCCGTGCGACGAGTCGATCTCCGAACGAGGCCGCCGCGAACTCGGACGCGTCGCGGTGCCGGTCGTCGACCGGTGGGTGTGTGCGCCCGAGCGACGCGCGGTCGACACGGTCCACGCCTTCGGCGTCCCCGCCGAGATCGACTCCGCTCTGCGCGAGCTCGACTACGGCAGGTGGTGCGGGGCGGGGTTGGACGAGCTGCCCGAGAGCGACCTGGCGATGTGGCTGACCGAGCCGGCTTCGGCACCGCACGGCGGCGAGTCCGTCGAAGACCTCATCCGTCGGATCGGCACCTGGCTGGCCGCCCAGGACGACAGCTACGAACGTGTCGGGGTGGTGACGCACCCGGCGGTCGTGCGGGCCGCGACGGTGTGCGCTCTCGACGCTCCGGCGTCGTCGTTCCGGAGGGTCGACGTGGGACCGCTGGACGTCGTCCGGCTCTACGGCGGGCCGGGTCGGTGGACGTTGCGGCCGAACCGGTTCGCGCGGCGAGCTACCAGGTGA
- a CDS encoding cation diffusion facilitator family transporter, producing the protein MGSGHGHSHGVGHGHGQGAGPTRAVIRRMAFALGILGAFFVLEALVGLLIGSLALLADAGHMLTDVVGVSMGMVALILARRGSSAASRTFGWHRAEVLTAMVNAVLLLGVAGWVFYEAIDRIGDAPELPGLPMIVTALAGLAANIVVMLMLRADAKDSIAVRGAYMEVLADAVGSVGVLIAGALVMIFGWSLADVVVGVLISLWVVPRALRLAAESLRILTQTSPAHLDVDLLRTDLLALPGVCGVHDLHVWTLTTGMDVATVHLVSDHDPQWILDSARTALSSHGLEHATVQVESTVDGKQCEKDVTW; encoded by the coding sequence ATGGGTTCGGGTCACGGGCACTCACACGGCGTCGGCCACGGTCACGGTCAGGGCGCCGGTCCCACGCGCGCCGTCATCCGGCGCATGGCCTTCGCGCTGGGCATCCTCGGAGCGTTCTTCGTCCTCGAGGCTCTCGTCGGTCTCCTGATCGGCTCCCTCGCCCTGCTCGCCGACGCGGGCCACATGCTCACCGACGTCGTCGGGGTGTCCATGGGCATGGTCGCCCTCATCCTCGCCCGGCGAGGGAGCAGCGCGGCGTCGCGCACCTTCGGCTGGCACCGCGCCGAGGTCCTCACCGCGATGGTCAACGCGGTGCTGCTGCTCGGCGTCGCCGGCTGGGTGTTCTACGAGGCAATCGACCGCATCGGCGACGCCCCCGAACTTCCCGGCCTGCCCATGATCGTCACCGCCCTCGCGGGACTGGCCGCCAACATCGTCGTGATGCTCATGCTGCGGGCCGACGCGAAGGACAGCATCGCGGTGCGCGGCGCCTACATGGAGGTGCTCGCCGACGCCGTCGGATCCGTCGGCGTCCTCATCGCGGGCGCACTCGTCATGATCTTCGGCTGGAGCCTGGCCGACGTCGTCGTCGGTGTGCTCATCTCCCTGTGGGTCGTACCGCGCGCCCTGCGACTGGCCGCGGAGTCGCTGCGCATCCTCACGCAGACCTCGCCCGCACATCTCGACGTCGACCTCCTGCGCACCGACCTGCTCGCGCTGCCCGGCGTGTGCGGCGTGCACGACCTGCACGTGTGGACGCTGACCACCGGCATGGATGTGGCGACCGTGCATCTCGTCAGCGACCACGACCCGCAGTGGATCCTCGACTCGGCGCGCACCGCGCTGTCGTCGCACGGGCTCGAGCACGCCACCGTCCAGGTGGAGTCGACGGTCGACGGCAAGCAGTGCGAGAAGGACGTCACCTGGTAG
- a CDS encoding FUSC family protein, with product MSVSNRLSAATRRRPTRQGARNRLTDSFERLRSSALPIVQCALAAGLAWWVAKDLVGHQQPFFAPIAAVVSLGLGLGARLRRSVELVCGVTVGIGVGDLLVSLIGSGPWQIALVVIMAMGTAVALDSGPIFSMQAGNSAVLVATLLPPGGTGGVDRMVDALIGGLTGIAVVALIPTHPVRRARRNAAEILATASEVLRKVESGLVENNAKPIEEALRQARATQPAIDAMRSNLKGGREISRVSPLYWNSRKRLAVLTAAADPIDHAMRNIRVLARRSLTLVRDDEILDSRLVHRFVEVADAVDVLREMVLAEPGEQPDQAEAARVLRSIAKKMDPELIAGAGVSATVVFAQMRSLIVDLLRTAGLKRITAIATLPPTVEHPAYDPDE from the coding sequence ATGTCTGTGTCGAACAGACTGTCCGCGGCGACCCGGCGCCGACCCACCCGTCAGGGAGCTCGTAATCGCCTGACCGACTCGTTCGAACGGCTGCGCTCATCGGCGCTGCCGATCGTGCAGTGCGCGCTGGCGGCGGGTCTGGCGTGGTGGGTCGCGAAGGACCTGGTCGGGCACCAGCAGCCCTTCTTCGCGCCCATCGCGGCAGTCGTCTCCCTCGGGCTCGGTCTCGGCGCCCGGTTGCGGCGTTCCGTCGAACTCGTCTGCGGTGTGACGGTGGGGATCGGCGTGGGCGACCTGCTCGTCTCGCTGATCGGCAGCGGACCGTGGCAGATCGCACTGGTCGTGATCATGGCGATGGGTACCGCTGTGGCGCTCGACAGCGGCCCGATCTTCTCGATGCAGGCGGGTAATTCCGCGGTGCTCGTCGCCACCCTTCTGCCGCCCGGCGGCACGGGGGGTGTCGACCGTATGGTCGACGCTCTCATCGGCGGGCTCACGGGGATTGCAGTGGTTGCGCTCATTCCCACGCATCCCGTGCGGCGGGCGCGCCGCAACGCCGCCGAGATCCTCGCCACCGCGAGCGAGGTATTGCGCAAGGTGGAGTCCGGTCTCGTGGAGAACAATGCGAAACCGATCGAGGAAGCGCTGCGACAGGCCCGCGCCACCCAGCCCGCGATCGACGCGATGCGGTCCAACCTCAAGGGCGGCAGAGAGATCAGCCGAGTCTCGCCGCTGTACTGGAACAGCCGCAAGCGTCTCGCGGTCCTGACGGCTGCCGCCGACCCGATCGATCACGCGATGCGCAACATCCGCGTGCTCGCGCGACGTTCCCTGACTCTCGTCCGCGACGACGAGATCCTCGACTCGCGACTGGTGCACCGTTTCGTCGAGGTAGCCGACGCGGTGGACGTCCTTCGCGAGATGGTTCTGGCCGAGCCGGGGGAGCAGCCCGACCAGGCCGAGGCCGCGCGTGTCCTGCGCAGCATCGCCAAGAAGATGGATCCCGAACTCATCGCCGGGGCAGGAGTGTCGGCGACGGTGGTGTTCGCGCAGATGAGGTCGCTGATCGTCGACCTGCTGCGGACCGCCGGACTCAAGCGGATCACCGCGATCGCGACTCTTCCTCCCACCGTCGAACATCCGGCCTACGACCCGGACGAATAA
- a CDS encoding DUF3151 domain-containing protein: MTSFGDLLGPQPTLLPGDDDAESALLNNEDPAKVAADHPTASIAWAYLAEAALDRGETIQAYAYARTGYHRGLDQLRRNGWKGFGPVPYSHEPNRGFLRCVAVLARAARTIGESDEHARCLDLLEDCDPRAAEELGVE, encoded by the coding sequence ATGACGTCTTTCGGTGATCTTCTCGGACCGCAGCCCACCCTTCTCCCCGGCGACGACGACGCGGAGTCGGCCCTGCTGAACAACGAGGACCCGGCGAAGGTCGCAGCCGACCATCCCACCGCCTCGATCGCATGGGCGTATCTCGCCGAGGCCGCACTCGACCGTGGCGAGACGATCCAGGCCTACGCCTACGCACGCACCGGATACCACCGCGGCCTCGACCAGCTGCGCCGCAACGGCTGGAAGGGCTTCGGTCCCGTGCCCTACAGCCACGAACCCAACCGCGGTTTCCTGCGCTGCGTCGCCGTGCTCGCCCGGGCAGCCCGGACCATCGGTGAGTCGGACGAGCACGCCCGCTGCCTGGACCTGCTCGAGGACTGCGACCCGCGGGCAGCGGAAGAACTCGGCGTCGAATAG
- a CDS encoding Rv0361 family membrane protein: MSDPKNEESPEQTSTTPSVGTPDESTENEPALEPAEQVSEEAEQVSEEPEEPTTDAASSGEDASSDEPEQAADENVATDETVALPVAEPETAESRPDPESEPASDATSAADAPTVQIPVRSHVPKAPPQRIAPRGEEPTVQPEPVRVAVQPTPTRIPPARDKSRGRWLIVAGAAAVLVVVAIVAAGVIVFLKDRADNSPESRIRSSIDTFVGALESGDLTTLRESTCGALSDFYETVDPENFRDIHRLAVEQGEIPVVTSVDRIQITEGTAIAQVTAHTVNDPGDVTDRTFDLTLDGEQWKVCSE, from the coding sequence TTGTCGGACCCGAAGAACGAAGAGTCACCCGAGCAGACTTCGACGACCCCTTCTGTCGGAACACCGGACGAGAGTACGGAGAACGAACCCGCCCTCGAGCCGGCTGAGCAGGTCTCCGAGGAAGCGGAGCAGGTCTCCGAGGAACCGGAGGAGCCGACCACCGATGCGGCGTCCTCGGGTGAGGACGCGAGCAGCGACGAGCCGGAACAGGCTGCAGACGAGAACGTCGCGACGGACGAGACCGTGGCGCTTCCAGTCGCCGAACCCGAGACCGCCGAGTCCCGCCCGGACCCCGAATCCGAGCCCGCGTCCGATGCCACCTCCGCCGCCGATGCGCCCACGGTGCAGATCCCGGTCCGCAGCCACGTGCCGAAGGCGCCGCCGCAGCGCATCGCTCCGCGCGGTGAGGAACCGACGGTTCAGCCCGAGCCCGTCCGCGTCGCCGTCCAGCCCACGCCCACGCGCATCCCGCCGGCCCGCGACAAGAGTCGCGGACGCTGGCTGATCGTTGCGGGAGCAGCGGCCGTGCTGGTGGTCGTGGCGATCGTCGCGGCCGGGGTGATCGTGTTCCTGAAGGACCGTGCCGACAACTCCCCCGAGAGCCGGATCCGTTCGAGCATCGACACCTTCGTCGGAGCACTCGAATCGGGCGACCTCACGACCCTGCGGGAGTCGACCTGCGGAGCGCTCTCCGACTTCTACGAGACGGTCGATCCGGAGAACTTCCGCGACATCCACCGGCTCGCCGTCGAACAGGGCGAGATCCCGGTGGTGACGAGCGTCGACCGCATCCAGATCACCGAGGGCACCGCCATCGCGCAGGTCACCGCGCACACGGTGAACGATCCCGGCGATGTCACCGACCGCACCTTCGACCTCACGCTCGACGGCGAGCAGTGGAAGGTCTGCAGCGAATAA